The Chrysemys picta bellii isolate R12L10 chromosome 5, ASM1138683v2, whole genome shotgun sequence genome includes a window with the following:
- the LOC112059253 gene encoding ribonuclease H-like, whose protein sequence is MGYAAVRISDEKVFKGQCLPHSAQAPEIVAVTVALENMPTDETESIFTDSEWVLRAIIDWMPQWQKRGMKSADSKYIAHAEKLVIVDPFTKWVGGNPHKK, encoded by the coding sequence ATGGGATATGCAGCTGTAAGGATATCTGATGAAAAGGTCTTCAAGGGACAATGTTTACCTCATTCGGCACAGGCTCCTGAAATTGTAGCTGTAACAGTAGCATTGGAAAATATGCCAACAGATGAAACTGAGTCTATTTTCACAGATTCTGAATGGGTCTTACGGGCTATCATAGATTGGATGCCTCAATGGCAAAAGAGGGGCATGAAATCAGCAGATAGTAAATACATTGCTCATGCTGAAAAGTTGGTAATAGTGGATCCTTTTACTAAATGGGTGGGAGGCAATCCCCACAAGAAATAA